The Falco rusticolus isolate bFalRus1 chromosome 4, bFalRus1.pri, whole genome shotgun sequence genome includes the window TCTCTTCTAACTGCTCTCTGAGTTTTAACTGCCATTTTCAAGGAATCTACCACGGTATCATCTTGACACAATCTTTGCCTCCTATCTTCCAGGGCTCCTGCCCAACTTGCTCCTAAAATGGCACAACTTATGGATTTCCTCTTCCCAGGCCCAACTTTAGCCTCCGTCTGCAATATCATGACCCTATCCACTACACTATAGTGGTTGGAACCACTGATTTTTTGCTCATTCTCACCCTTGGGGAGCTCGGCGAGCATGATAGGTTCCCAAAAATCATCCAGTTTATATAAATCTCCGCCCCATACTTTAGTGGGGGAAACATCACGAACCTCTGTAGAAGTGTGGGCACTCCTTTCACCAAAGAGGGGTTATTTTGTCCTGAGATGGCCTCACTGTATGTTCGCTGCTACTACACCCACCTCCCTTCACCCTCTGGAGGTCACACTTTTAAACTGCTTTAGAGACTCGTCTCTTGTTCAATTCTGTCGCTTAGTCCTTCTTCACCTCTTTTCCTCACGGACAAACAGAACCGCGGACTCAGACTCTGCACTCACTTCGTACCAAGGTAGGTCTCAGGCACACACACAAGAGTCTCTCATAAAGAACCTGgcaatttctgtttcactgagAATCCTGTCCGTGACAccaattaaaatgttacatgCCCGTCTGAGACCGGAGcgtggttctgtttgtattctcgggaacagaatgaagactcaaaatggagtcaagagccaaggaactttatttgcccaacaagAAATACGTGAATGCAAAGGGGGAGTGAGAGTGACAGAttaagagaggaaggaaggaaagaaagaagttaagAAGGAAAGGCTTACAGCAACAGCTACCACCCCGGAGCTGCCGTGTCCCGACAGTCCGATACGTTTCCATGTCCGGTGGGGGAACGTTCCGTCCAATGttggttccttttttttatagagttgttacaagctgttctgcttaaccacaccttccacctGTCACCACTGTCACCGAAATTGGGAGTCAAACCTCTTAACACCATTGCAGCATTAGAGCAGCAGGCACTcctttattgcagcgctgggtgctcgGTGGCATCTCCACAAATCAGGCACACCTGTGTAGGTTTTACTGTtacatttatacagaaaattacaaggtcatatgtaggacaaggcctcaaggacaagagtccaagtactgatagcctgatgaatagagacttgttagaacttgtaggacacaagccctgggagcaaaggaacaagctaactgcagacccctgagccggCACAGTTaaggaggcaaccagacggacagagaaacaagtagccagataagggaatGGATGGCGCCGATATGTAATTAAGAAAGCtgcgtagaaagaaactccctaaccttggaataaaaattattgctaggtcaagataaactagtaagtatCTATTGTTCTAACAGTGTGCCTTAAAAATTAACCAATTAGTgtttttacgcttaagatttaaccaatcagtgtgtaatatgtagaaggtagaaacatatataattgtaagaaaatcactaataaatggacacttgcttgcatcaagctgcgtcccgtctcttcattcgccgcagtCATACACTCCCAATTACAATGATTggttagtaatttgcatataattgttatatttgctgtgtcatccttttctgttactatgCTTGCACAGGGGAAGGGTCTTCAGCTGGGCAAGGGTCTACTTGACCTGTGGGCATGATTTTTTggtattataatgaaggtagttcacttcaggacaccttaaaagttagttttgttgccaagtgGGACAGCTGGATATCggccttgccaagctgtccaaTAACTCATCCCATACACAACAGAACCTGGGCGCTCTGGTTGTGGTCTGAGAGTAGGGTAGTCCTTAGTAGCTTAGTAGCTTAGTATGGTCTATAGCACAGGGATTTCAAATAACAGTCTGcgataacaagcagcacagcgATTCATACCTCACTGGTCAATAAGTATTAATGTAATTCTATCATGAAGGTTAATTCCTTAGAATCAAAATCTTCTTGTAACTAGctgttacataaacacaaaatataggAAGATTCAGTAAAATTTTGAGATAATCTGCACCACTAGGATAAagtaattgtggtagtgggagatcacgATCTCCTACTCAAATGCTTGGGGAGACGAGCcgtccccccccagccttgctCCAGAAAGCCTCTGCACCCACTCCCCACTTCTGGTTTGGGAGGGCTCTGTCCTGCACGTGCCCCCTCCTCCCGCCTCCTTTCATGTCAGGAACCTGCTACTGGTGGGAGGAGAAGGCACTGATTCCTGATCAGCATCCCCACTCTTCGCTGGCTAAAGTGCTCCGATGCCAGGGTACCTCGCGAGCACCAGCTGGGATAGCTGGAAGGAACAGGGCGAGATGCCCAAagccatccccatccccactgcaCTCACCCAGCCGCATCATGGGCCTCTGTCGGCAGCACCTTCTCCttgagctgctccagcgtgtCCTTCCAGTGTGCCGTATTATCCTCTGTAATGTGTACCCTCGAGAACTTGGTGTGTGGGTTAGGAGGAAAAATCCACCGTGCATCCAGCATGGCAATAAACTACTGTCAGCTTCCTAAACTGTCCTTTGGCTCAGAAAGCTTTCTTGGTTATGATTTTCAGTAACAGAACATGGTGACCAAACGGGACCCGCTTTCCAGAATCTCGACAGACCAGAGAAATCATGACCACCGCAAGCACGCACGGGAGTAGTTTTGCCAGGGTTCTGAGATTCCCTGGCCAGGTGAATCTCCGTGACAGCTCTCTGGGATAACAGCGACATGGTCATAAACACTGAGGTTGCTTACAAAGAAGTCGTATCGCATTGCGGGTTGAAGTCCCCCTGGTGGGTCAGAGTCCCCCCGGGATATTTGAAGTGCACAATTGTCCAATCCATATGCTGTTACGCGGATGCCCAGAGCCCAGATTTTGCCTCACGCTCATGTGAAACTTTGTTGGATTTTGTTTGCTGGATTTTGCCTCTGTCCAGTTTTGTTTGCAGGGTCTGGTTTAGGTATTGAGCGtttatgattttgaaactttgtACACATGGGATCTGGTCATTCTGCTAGAGGGAGTTGGTTCTTCAAGAGTTCTTTTGGGTTGTTTATTAAGATGCTGGTGCAAGTTTTGGGGTGACCCCCCCACTCAGACAAAATGGGCCGAATATTGTCATCACTGGTGGCCCTTGTATACCTTAGGTGATCAAGAGAAATGGCCTAGGAAGGGAAGCATAATCTCCAATACAGCATGGCAGTTCATGTTCTTTTGGTACATGCAAAGGACAATGGGAAGAAGTCCCAtaagtgggtttggttttttggccTTGAGAAACAATCATGGAACAAGAAGTAAATATACACTCATGATACTTGATGGCAATGTATTGATAATGATGGAGGGGAAGATAATTATTAATTGCCTTGATGTTGTTCTGCTTGTAGTGTTGGGAAAAGGAGTCTGAAAGGGGAGAATGAAGAAGAGGATGTGCAATTTCTGGTTTCAGGGCAGTGTTGCTGGTAATAGGGAGAGATTTTTGCTGAAGGTAAAAGAATGGTGTTGGGGAAAGCTCAGGAAGAGGATGCGAGGATAAATGGCTTTCGCTGCTTTGTTGTGGGGCAGtcagagctgcctccctgcccacccgGTGATCTCTGCTGCAGAGTTGCTTTGGGTTTCCTTGCCCACTCCGTTACggagcagccagagccagcagGCTTCTGAACACTGTGGGATTTCTCCTTTCAGGTCTGGTTGATCTGAATGAGGTGGgcacctggggggctgctcctATGCCAGCCTAAATGGATCTTCCCATGTGCGTGCAGCTGCATTCCAAAGAGCCAGAcacgcacatacacacagagagagTGCCACAATGAATGTGAAGGGCAAAACAGATTGACACAGACAAAGCAATACCTTGACAAGTATCCCTGCAGATGTAGCCACTGCTTACACCCATGTGAATGCAGTCCAGGCCTTTCCTGGGTTTCcacatgtcctggtttcagctgggatagagttaattttcttcttagtggctagtacagtgctgtgttttgcctgtgatgtgagaacaatgttgatagccACACTGATGTtcttagttgttgctgggtaatgtttatactaaagtcaaggacttttggattcttgggccttgccagccagagtgctgggggagcacaagagactgggaagggacacagccaggtcagctgccctgaaccagccaaagaggtattccataccatgggacgtcatgcttggtatagAAAGTAGGAGGGTTAGCTGGGGAGGGATCGTTGCTCGGAGACTGGCTGcgcatcagtcagcaggtggtgagcagttgtactgtgcatcacttgggggttttctcccttttcccttttcctttggattttacccttttcccccacctttccatcctAATTGTTACTATTATCATTGTTATTACTGatgttcttacctctttattctgttaaATTATGAAATTGCTCTTAactcaaccctcaagttttacattcctttctgattctcctccccagccctccggATGAGGAGGAGTGAGCAggcggctgcgtggtgcttggttgccggccggcATTAAACCATGAGACCAGAGGATGAGgctactgaaacagaaacacagcttcACTCCCTGGATTCATAAGCACAGCGTGTTCGTAGATGCCTCAGATAACAGTCTAGTAATTAAGTCCATGTCATATGTGGGGCTCAAGGCCAAGGCTCCCTCACCAGTGCCTGGTGCAAGCCTTGGGTCTTTCTAGATCTGTGTTTCCTGGGCCCTGAGAGTCCACGTTCAAGTTCGCTTGCGCCTCATACAGACGCACACAGGGATCCCACCAGGAGCGGGCCTAAGGCAGTCTGTGCTTCCAGCTGCCATCCCCAAGGCCCTGAGCCCCGCAATGACCTGCCTTCCCTTGTTCCACTGCACCCTCATCCTTCttgctgagcaggcagagcttcAGCCCTTTGCTGTGACCCTTTGTGCCCGActtgtctgcctgcagcctgcttccTCCGGCAGGTGCCGGGCGTGGAAGTCCTGGCCTTGCACACGAGACTGAAGAGGACTGGCGCCTGGTTagccacagaactgaaacactttATTGCAGGGACTCAGCCAGCTGAGCTCTTCCGTTGAGAGGAGTGcgggcaggacagagcaggcCTTTGACACTGAGGCTGCCTTTGCATCAGCAGGCATTGCCCCAGCGggaaatggtggtggtggtgcgctgcagccagccctggatCCTCTCTGTCCGGCTAATCAAACCTTTTCTCCTATTAGGAACTGCACCAACTTCTGCAGCCAAGAAAGGAAATCCCACAGCTTCTGACCTCTAAATGGGAAGGGTATAaaccttcctgcttctgttgGTGTTGGCCTGTGAACGGGGGTGGAGGTGAAGGCTGGCTGCGGCCTTGCAGTAGTCGCTACTGCTGTGTGCAGGCCCATCTGTTCCAGGATCCAGTTGTAGAAGTGCTGGGTGGAGGTGTAGACTCCGGGCTTCTTTGCTCTCGCACAGCCCATCCCCCAGCTGGTCAGGCCAACAAGCCAGAAGTAGTCAGCGCTCTTGTCTTGGCACACAAGAGGCCCAccgctgtccccctgcagcagaggagagaggatgAAGGGGTTGTTGGGTGGCCACCGTCAGCCCAGTGgctggctccttccctctcatGGCACTTCCAGAGCTGTATTTAGTGGCCAGCCAAGCTCTGGAGAAGCTTTCCTGGGAGGGGGCGGTGGGCCTGTAAGGCAGGGCTcgctctccctgcagcacagttGTCCTGCAGGTGCTGCAAGAAGGATGTTGCACGTTTGGGATGGTGAAGCTCTGGGCTGCCAAGGGCACTGGGTGGGCTTTGTGGACATAGTGCCAGGCCTCTGGGACAAGGCAGGCAGGCCCTGGGCAAAGGCGTgcaaaaggggaaggggggtaAGGCCCTCAGCAGTGGGGACACAGCAATGGGAGTGTGAGTGGCCAGGAAAAGCCCGTGACGGTGCAGGTTTGGGCGGTTGTGGCGGGGCTGCCCGTGCTGCCGGGGCTTGGCTTGTAGCACGCTCCTACCTGGCAGGTGTCGATGCCACCCTGCGGATAGCCAGCACAGATGTTGTGGGTGTGGATGGCCCCTCTGTACCAGCCGCTGCTGTTACAGACCCCGGCATCAATGAGGTGGACCtgggcctcctgcagcacataCGCCGATCCTCCAGCTgtgaagagcacagaaaggaatgaaCACCCAGCAGCTCATTGccagttctccttccctgcGTGACTGAAGCCCTATCCCGGGGCTTGGCTTTGCATGTGGGGAGGCGCTGGACcgctccttcctttctgccttgctctgggTCAGTGGCTCACGCCCCCCTCTCTAAGAGGCATACGTCCCCACAGCCTGATTCTGGCTTTCTCCTCTGCCGTCAGGAAGAGCAACCTGCCTCCCCAAGCTGGCCAAGCTTGCGCTCGCAACGTGACTACATTTTGGGAGCTCACCTCTTGCAGTCCTGGCACCCCAGCCACTGACGTAGCACTCTGTCAGCTCCGAGACTCTCAGCGAGGCATCGGGCACGCAGGCAAGCTGTACATAGCTGTTGCACTGGACAGGCTGCTCCAGTTCCAGCAAGGCAATGTCGTTCCTCCGTGTGATATTACTGAAGTGCTGGTGAACCAGCAGCTGCTTGATGTTGCGCACCTGGGCCTCAGGTCCCAGCTGGGTCAGCTGGGTGGCACCTACCACCACCTGCCACATGGTGATGTTCCTGGAAGGCAGATGGAGAGAGGgctcagagggagcagagccacatgctgcagcagcacagcagttgccctgccttctgcttggcaaggaagagagaagagcagcaCTAGGAGGGTGCGACAGAGCACGTGCTTCTTGGGCTCAAGGAATGTCGAACTGGAGactgctgggaagcagtggcaTGAGCCAGCCTTCTCCTGAGCAGCCTCTCAGGTGCTGTGGAGTGCCCAGGCACTGGGTGTACTGCAGGGCAACAGGACATGCTGCAGCACgtgctgctgtgctcagggcACCTGCTAGAGTGTGGGGCTAGCCCTGAACCCTGGTCCTCCTTACCTGGCCTCGATGAAGCAGTGGGCTGATGTGAGGACCCACTGTGGGCTGATGAGGGAACCCCCGCAGATGTGCGCCGTGCCTCCTTCCAAGGGAGCCTCGATGCTGACGATCCAGGGCCAGGCCCCTGGCTGGGCATTTCGGACACCCACGACGTGTGACATACTGTAGTTCAAAGCCGCAGGCCGAAGGCCGCAGGTGCCTCTGTAACCAGAAACCCCATTCTGGTTAGCTCCATGGAAGCTTGCGCCATTCCGGCTAAAGGCCAGCCATCTTCCCTCCCTTAAAGGCATGGCCAGAGGGCCCGAGGAAACCCGTGGGGTGCGTGCCCGCTCccctttccttgctttctgcttcagccCATAGAcgagctgtgccagcagcctggaTGCTGGCAAGGAGCTGAGCCTCCCAGATGGCCTTCAAGAGCCACTGGGGAGGCCATGGGGGATAAGCAGGACCCCCTCTAGAGAAGCTCACAAGGGTTGCCCAATCTCCCTCCCAGAGCCTCGGGCCACTTACCCACAGCTATCCCATGTGCCGTGCACAGGACAGCACACGGCCAGCAGGACaacgaggaggaggagaacatcCATCACTACCAGCAACATGTGGCAGCTGCAAGAACAAGGGCTTGTCACCACCAGTACGGCCGACGATGTACTGCCCGCAATATTCCTGTTGCCTGGGGTTCCCTTGGACGCGGGGCTGATGTCACAGAGTGCCTGGTTCCAGGTGCTGGGCGTGGTGGCggtgggggagggatggggggcaACAGGAGGGGTTCCAAGCAGGACTGGAGGCGGAAGCTGGGATCGCACACCCCTGACAGAGCCCCACGCAATGCCCTGCTTGCACGATCAGGGCGGGCAGGCCccgtggcaggcagcagcgcctggctcccagctctgcctgctaaCAGCTCACAGGGCAACACCCAGCGTGGCCTCGCAGCCTCTTTGGGGAGTTCCCTGCcgccctgctctctgcagccctgtgccaccgGCTCCTTCCCAATAAACAGAACACAACAAAGAACACAATGACTACAGCAGCATGCGCGTGCTTGGGTGTTGAAAAGCCAATCTGTTGATGGCCGTGGCAGCCAAGCAGTGCTGGGCAAGCCAAATAAGCCAAGCACAGCCCAGCAACATCAACCTTCCTGCacaaagcacagtgaaatgcaGGTGCAGCACACTCCTCACTGGCCATGTCAGCCACAGCAACGCGCTCTGGCAGGCATCGTGTCCTTGCTGTCTGTGAGTTGGATTGCTATTCTGGGCACACACTGACCATGGCACTTGTGGGAAGGACAAGCAATGTTAAGCTCTagagagagagaaggatgcTCCTGCTCTCAGCCCTACATGCCATTGTCGCAGCTTTGCAAGTGCTTGTGCTGCgatgaagagacgggacgcagcttgacgcaagcaaatgtcaatttacTGTACAGAGGCCTCTGGACAGAAAGCCGGACTTGTTTGGGGAGGGAGCATGCTCCAGCATCATCCGCAGAGCCATAAGAACTCCTTTCACTGAATGATCAAGAGGAAGCAAAGGGCATGCCCATGTTTCCAGAGATCCCAGTTCAGCTGGAGGCATGCCCTGCAGTCCTGGGTAggaacagagctgggagctgcagcaccatgGCTTGCCGGGGCCCAAGCACAGAGCAAGAGGAGGACGGTCCTGGCAGCTTCAGAGGCAggcccttctgcagctcccgCAGGGGGGGCATGCCtaggtgggcagcagctgagggcatGCATGCTCAAGCACCTGCAAGTCCTTCCTGCCTCCAGGAGGTGGAGAGGTGGCCAGTGGCTGGCAGGCCTGGTCCTCTTGCAAGGTGGAGATGCTGGGGATGAGCAAGCACGTTGGCTGCAGCCACAGGCCATCCACATGCCTGAAAggctctc containing:
- the LOC119145901 gene encoding acrosin-like; this translates as MLLVVMDVLLLLVVLLAVCCPVHGTWDSCGGTCGLRPAALNYSMSHVVGVRNAQPGAWPWIVSIEAPLEGGTAHICGGSLISPQWVLTSAHCFIEARNITMWQVVVGATQLTQLGPEAQVRNIKQLLVHQHFSNITRRNDIALLELEQPVQCNSYVQLACVPDASLRVSELTECYVSGWGARTARAGGSAYVLQEAQVHLIDAGVCNSSGWYRGAIHTHNICAGYPQGGIDTCQGDSGGPLVCQDKSADYFWLVGLTSWGMGCARAKKPGVYTSTQHFYNWILEQMGLHTAVATTARPQPAFTSTPVHRPTPTEAGRFIPFPFRGQKLWDFLSWLQKLVQFLIGEKV